Part of the Thermoleophilia bacterium genome is shown below.
TCACCCTCAGCCTCGGGCTCGCCCTGCTGCTGAGCGGTCTGGTCGGCCTCGGCACCGCCGGCGCAAGCTGCGCCAATACTTCCGGTGGGCTCTCGATGGAGAGCGCCGATTGCAAGCCGGTCACGAAGGCCAAGCTGGTCAACGGCAAGGCGATCGCCCCCGAATCAGCCCCGACCCGCGTCAAGCGCGTCATCAAGTACGCCAACCGCATCCGCAACACGCCTTATGTGTACGGCGGCGGCCACGGCAGCTTCCACTCCCGGGGCTACGACTGCTCAGGCGCCGTGAGTTATGCCCTCCGTGGCGGCAAGTTCGTCTCGAGTCCGCTCGCTTCCACCAGTTACATGAACTGGGAGCACCGCGGCAAGGGCAAGTGGATCACCGTGTACTCGAACCCC
Proteins encoded:
- a CDS encoding C40 family peptidase: MESADCKPVTKAKLVNGKAIAPESAPTRVKRVIKYANRIRNTPYVYGGGHGSFHSRGYDCSGAVSYALRGGKFVSSPLASTSYMNWEHRGKGKWITVYSNPGHMYLVVAGLRFDTANTVGNGPRWSKSLTSTSGSFSARHPGKY